The genomic stretch TGAAATAGTATGTTAGATAAGATCTCATCCTTTTTTAATAATGACAAGAAGCGAAAAGCACAATTAGGTAAAATTATCACTGAGATATCTTTGAAGTTAAAAGACCAACAAGATAGATTAGATGAAGCTATAAGAAGATTAAGAGATAGAGATAAAGAACTTTATGAAAAGGTTATTAGGGCCCAAATCGAAGGTGATATGGCTAAGGCTACAATCTATGCACAAGAAATCTCAGATATTAGAAAAATGATCAAAATTATCTATACTGCGTTTCTAGCTATAGAAAAAGTTAGAATTAAATTAGATACTGTACAAGAGCTTCAAGGAGTTTCGTTAGTCTTACTTCCAGTTATGAAAGTATTAGGGCAGCTAAAAGATCAAATAAAAGGAATTGCACCAGAAGTAGCAATTGCATTAGATTCTATAACTAGTAACGTTAATAGTATAGCTATAGAAACTGGGGCCTTGAGTGAAAGAACAGTTGTTCCTACTGTAGTTGATGAGGAAGCTCAGAAAATACTAAATGAAACAAAGAAAATGGCTGAGGAAAAATTAAAAGAGATTCTTCCAGAATTACCTTATCCACCTAGCGATACACCATCATATAAGAGACAAGTAATAGAAATTAAACAAGAGC from Sulfolobus sp. S-194 encodes the following:
- the cdvB gene encoding cell division protein CdvB, with the protein product MLDKISSFFNNDKKRKAQLGKIITEISLKLKDQQDRLDEAIRRLRDRDKELYEKVIRAQIEGDMAKATIYAQEISDIRKMIKIIYTAFLAIEKVRIKLDTVQELQGVSLVLLPVMKVLGQLKDQIKGIAPEVAIALDSITSNVNSIAIETGALSERTVVPTVVDEEAQKILNETKKMAEEKLKEILPELPYPPSDTPSYKRQVIEIKQEQPQQKRKVTADDLLEYIRQTGGFLDLEHFSKIYNVDKQEVLDLLKSLASKGLITLEE